From Anaerolineales bacterium, a single genomic window includes:
- a CDS encoding NUDIX hydrolase yields MESQAFPARAGQPAVAVDVVIFRLEQDALKVLLIRRAFAPHRGKWALPGGFVGIGESLEDAALREMEEETGVRDVYLEQLYTFGDPGRDPRGRVVTVAYFALLSKDVEVRPGEEAARAAWHPVDRVPELAFDHADILAYALRRLRYKLEYSAVGFELLPDEFTLSELQKAYETVLAEKLDKRNFRSRILEAGILASTRRYRTAPGQGRPARLYRYRQSAGKETKARRLFP; encoded by the coding sequence ATGGAATCCCAAGCCTTCCCCGCCCGGGCCGGACAGCCGGCCGTCGCCGTCGACGTGGTGATCTTCCGACTGGAGCAGGACGCCTTGAAGGTCCTCCTCATCCGGCGTGCCTTTGCCCCGCACCGCGGCAAGTGGGCCCTGCCCGGTGGATTCGTCGGCATCGGCGAATCGCTGGAAGATGCCGCCCTGCGCGAAATGGAGGAGGAAACCGGAGTCCGAGACGTCTACCTCGAACAGCTCTACACCTTCGGCGATCCGGGCCGCGACCCGCGCGGACGGGTGGTCACGGTGGCGTATTTCGCGCTGCTCTCCAAAGATGTCGAGGTGCGCCCCGGGGAGGAAGCCGCCCGCGCGGCCTGGCATCCGGTGGACAGGGTCCCGGAGCTCGCCTTCGACCACGCTGACATCCTGGCCTACGCCCTCCGCCGGCTGCGCTACAAGCTGGAGTATTCCGCGGTCGGATTCGAACTCCTGCCGGACGAATTCACCCTCTCCGAACTGCAGAAAGCCTACGAGACCGTCCTGGCGGAAAAGCTGGACAAGCGCAACTTCCGCAGCCGGATCCTGGAGGCGGGAATTCTCGCCTCCACCCGGCGCTACCGCACCGCACCGGGGCAGGGCCGCCCGGCCCGCCTGTACCGCTACCGCCAGAGCGCCGGGAAAGAAACCAAAGCCCGGCGGCTGTTCCCGTAA